A genomic segment from Lignipirellula cremea encodes:
- a CDS encoding DUF1552 domain-containing protein yields the protein MRSIQAHAAGNEETLPKRFVFVVKSSGVDKYNLVPEGIENHFVHATTGKKLGNQDRRLGELVDVSLAGRKLPDKLAILEPFKAKTTIIQSLSGKTFSGNHTAGYGALSCHNSERVAIAPTVDCLLGQHLSTGPYAMYGMAMNGSLLEPGWKPEDTYCYPNISAARKGMPVAFQASPRKAFLELFGSAVATPEQRERKLALNGNLMDFLRDDARRIEKRLSAEDKERFSLYTDSFESLRLMEEKKSRLADRIKQHAPGLTDRYDSLSPSARIESHFEVATAALIAGLTNVITLRPDTLGVNYSELGLTESVHNLGHLQEATASNGWTGHQARAEVEKLHLSCIAEMAKKLERIPEGNGTMLDNTTIVYMSCYGGDHHASLTEWPFVLVGGMANKLRMGRYLEYPKYREKGHRTIANLYLTLMQAAGMPTPETFGQLDANLKDLDLTGPLHELLAV from the coding sequence TTGAGGTCGATTCAGGCACACGCCGCTGGCAACGAAGAGACGCTGCCGAAGCGGTTCGTCTTTGTGGTGAAGTCGTCCGGCGTCGACAAATACAACCTCGTCCCGGAAGGGATTGAAAACCACTTCGTGCACGCCACGACGGGAAAGAAACTCGGCAACCAGGACCGCCGACTGGGCGAGTTAGTCGACGTTTCCCTGGCCGGCCGCAAGCTTCCCGACAAGCTGGCGATTCTGGAACCGTTCAAGGCGAAAACGACCATCATTCAAAGCCTGTCTGGAAAGACCTTCAGCGGTAACCACACGGCCGGCTATGGTGCGTTATCGTGCCACAACTCGGAACGGGTGGCCATCGCGCCCACGGTTGATTGTCTATTGGGGCAACATCTTTCGACGGGTCCCTACGCGATGTATGGGATGGCCATGAATGGGAGTTTGCTGGAGCCCGGCTGGAAGCCGGAGGACACCTACTGCTATCCCAATATCTCGGCGGCCAGGAAGGGCATGCCTGTCGCGTTTCAGGCGTCGCCCCGGAAGGCCTTCCTGGAGCTGTTTGGCTCGGCGGTGGCCACGCCGGAACAACGGGAGCGGAAGCTCGCCCTGAACGGCAACCTGATGGACTTTCTGAGAGATGACGCCCGGCGCATCGAAAAACGGCTGTCGGCAGAAGACAAGGAAAGGTTCTCCCTTTACACCGATTCTTTTGAATCGCTGCGGCTCATGGAAGAAAAAAAATCCCGGTTAGCCGACAGGATCAAACAGCACGCTCCCGGCTTAACCGATCGCTACGATTCGCTGTCTCCTTCGGCTCGCATTGAATCGCATTTTGAGGTGGCGACGGCGGCTCTGATCGCCGGGCTGACGAACGTGATCACCCTGCGTCCCGATACTTTGGGAGTGAACTATTCGGAACTGGGGCTCACCGAGTCGGTGCATAACCTGGGGCATCTGCAGGAGGCGACCGCATCCAATGGCTGGACCGGCCACCAGGCGCGAGCGGAAGTGGAAAAACTGCACCTGAGCTGCATTGCAGAGATGGCGAAAAAACTCGAACGCATTCCGGAAGGAAACGGTACGATGCTCGATAATACGACGATTGTCTATATGTCGTGCTATGGCGGCGATCATCATGCCAGTTTAACCGAATGGCCGTTCGTTCTGGTCGGAGGCATGGCCAACAAGCTGCGAATGGGCCGTTACCTCGAGTACCCCAAGTACCGCGAGAAAGGACACCGCACGATCGCCAATCTCTACCTGACCCTGATGCAAGCCGCCGGGATGCCAACTCCGGAAACTTTCGGACAACTGGACGCCAATCTCAAAGATCTCGATCTCACCGGACCATTGCACGAACTCCTGGCGGTCTAA